ATACAGAGAATACCAATCGACATTAATGTCAGGGCCATAATTAACCCTTTGCGTCGTCCGTGGCGGTCGGTATACGCCCCTAAAATAATGGCGCCGAATGGCCTTGCGAAAAAGCCTAAGGCGAACGTCATTAAGGTGAGCATTAACGAAACATATTCATTATCGGACGGGAAATAAGCCTGCGAAATATAGCGGGCGTAATAGCCGTATACCATAAAGTCATATATTTCGAGGGCGTTACCCGCGCCCACCTGGACGATGGGTTTTACCTGAATTTTCTTTCTCGCGGCGGGTACAGCCGCGTCACTGAACTGGGTCATCTGAATCTCCTCTAATTTGTAAAAACAATTTTGAAAAACTCATACAACCAGAACAGACATTGCAGGAATTCAGGTGTAGGGCACGCCTGTTCACGTAATCGGGAAATTTAAAAAAATTATTTATTTATGGTTAAGGGCATTTACGCCAAAAAATGCCAGCCCCCAGGTGTCTTCCTGACGAATCGCTTCATTCCATTTTGCGGTGCGCTCGGCGCGGGTAATGGAGCCGACTTTTAATTGCCCGGCATTTAAACCCAGCGCTAAATGCACAATCATGTGGTCTTCCGTTTCACCGGAACGCGCAGAAACAATAGTGCCGAACCCGGCTTTTTTCGCCTCGCTGAACGCGCTGCGTAACTGGCTGATGGTGCCCGCCTGGTTGGCTTTTAATAACACCGCGTTGCAGGCGCCTTTTTGCGCCGCCGCCTTGACGCGCTGCGCGTTAGTGACGAAATAGTCATCGCCGACAATTTGCACTCGCGAACCGGCGGCGCGGGTAAAGGCGATCAGCCCCTGTTCATCATCTTCCGCCAGCGGATCTTCAATCGAGCTAATCGGGTATTTATCCAGCCAGCCGAGCAGTAATTCGCACATGCCGTCGGAGTCATATTCCGTGGATTCCAGCGCCAGCCGGTAACGCCCGTTTTTGCCGAACTCGGAGGAGGCAATATCCAGCGCGATGGAAACGTCCTCGCCGGGAATAAAACCCGCGCCTTCAATGGCTTTTACCAGCGTATCGAGCGCCTGTTCGTTACTGGTAAATTCCGGCCACCAGCCGCCTTCATCCGCCACGCCGCTCAAATGACCGCGCTGCTTCATAATCCGCCCGGCGCTGTGATACACCTCGGCGGTCATTTCCAGCGCTTGTTGAAACGAACTCGCGCCGTTGGCGATCACCATTAAATCCTGAATATCGATGCGCCGCCCGGCGTGCGCGCCGCCGCCAAAAATCTGAATCTGCGGCAGCGGCAGCGCCACGTTTGCATCGCCCGCCAGGTATTTCCACAGCGGTAAGCCGGCGTTATTCGCCGCCGTATTCAGCGCGGCCATTGAGCAGGCCACTGCCGCATTACCACCCAGCCGGGAAAAGGTGCCGGTGCCGTCGAGTTCAAGCAGGGTGTTATCAATTAGCGGCTGGTCGTGGATATCGAGTCCCGCCAGCGCGGGCGCTATTTCGTGGGTAATGTTGTGCAGCGCTTGTTGCACATCTTTGCCCGCCAGTTTTGTGCCGCCGTCGCGCAGTTCCACCGCTTCGAGGCTGCCGCAGGAAGCGCCCGCTGGCGCCAGGCCGCGCCCCATCACGCCGTTTTCCAGGTGGATTTCCACTTCCACCGTTGGCCAGCCGCGCGAATCCCAGATCCGCCGCCCCAGTACGTTTTTAATTCGACTCATAACCCTACCTCCTTCTTCCAGAATGATTGAATCGCTTGCAGGCGCGTAACCTGGTTCTCTAACAGGGTGCAGGCCGCCACGCGAACGTGCCGTGCCTGTAGTGCGGTGAGGTATTCCACCGGCGATTTGCCATCAACGCGGGCAAGCAGCAGACACGGCAGCAATGTCGCCACGCGCGCTTCAAGCGCGTTGGGATCTTCCCAGTTCACCTCCTGGAAATAGCGTTGATACAGCGCCGCGAAGGCCGCCAGCAGGTTTGCTTTTTGCGCGGCGGTGGGCGCAATCACGCTTTTTAGCAAGAAGTGGTTTAAGCAAAAGGCGAGATCGAATGCCGGGTCGCCATACCAGGCGCATTCGGCATCAAGGATGACCGGGCCATCAGGGCCGCAAAGAATGTTTTTCGGGCTGATATCGCCATGCACCAGCGCCCGTTTGGTGGTTTGCGTCCGGGTTAATATCGCCATAACGTGCTCGCGATAGCGCGGATGGGCGCGGGCAATTTCACCCAGATAGGGGTCTAAACGCAGGGAGAAAAAGTTATCGTCCCAGGCAAACTGTTTTTCCAGCGCCGGGTTATTCGCCGTGTGCTGGTGGATAGTCCCCAGCACGCCGCCGACGGAGGCGGCAAAATCCACGTCGATATCCCCTGCCAGCAGGCGGGATTTCCAGTTGGCGTACTGCTCCGGGGGCAGGTAATCCATCACAAAGCAGAGCGCTTCTTTGTCGACGCCCTGAATATGCGCCACCGCCTGCGGCACAATCGCCGCCACGGTTTTCATCCAGTCGATTTCAGCAAAAACACGCTCCAGCGGCGCGTGCCACTCTTTCGCCACTTTGAGCGTTGGCAAGGCTTGCTTCAGGCAAAATTGCTGGTTTGCGGTACGGATTTTTAAAATCGTCGACGAGACACCGCCAGTCAGCGGGCTGACCTCAAGGGTTTGTTCATCGCTTATTAATGCCATGCGCTGTAATACCGCGCGAATAGCATCCTGATTCGCTGAAAGATCGTTAAAAGGCGTTTCCATGCATCCCCACATTATTGTGTTACTCAGGAATGCCTGATTTTATGCACACGTGTGCACAATCGGTCAATCAACGAATTTTGTAATTATTATGTGATTTGTCTAAATTAACGTTTATTAAATTTATCTTATTGATTTATTTAATAATTTATAAATGTGATCGCTATCATATTTATTAAATTACGTGCTAATTTGGCCTGCTTTTAAGGCGGGAACACTGCGGGGAATTAAAAATAAAAAAGCCGAACAGCAACGGTTCGGCATTAACGAAGCGTGATGAGGAGATAAAAATATTAATCGTTTAATAATACGATTAATGCCGCCAGCGCATATTTCACTGCTTGTTCAATCACGCTTTTAGTATCGCCATCGAAATGGCATTTTGACGTCACGGGCGCGCGGCCCGGCAACCCCCAGCCAAACCACACCGTACCGGCAGGCGTGCCATCTTCGCCGCCGTCTGGCCCGGTATAACCGGTTACCGCGATGCTCACCGGTTCATGGCTGACATCGCAGGCGCCTTGCGCCATCTCCGTTGCCGTTTGCTCGCTTACCGCCGTCCAGCGCGCCAGGGTTTGCGCTTTCACATGCAACAGGGTGCTTTTGGCTTCATCGGTAAAGGTGATAAACCCGCAGCCGTAAAAATCCGGCGTACTTTCGCAGGCGCACAGGGCGGTGGCAATTTGCCCGCCGGTGCAGGACTCCGCCGTTGCCACGCGCAGCCCTTTCTCGCACAGCAACGTGCCTAAGCTATCCGCCAGTGCACTGACCGGTTGCGCCAGCAGCGCGTTAACCTTCCCGGTATTTATTGAGGTCGTATTTTCAATCTTCATATCAGCCACTTACATCCGAAAGTTCACATAAGCCTGGCAAAAGTATAGCAGCTCACTTTTAGCCCGAACTTTTGGGGATGATGGAGATATGTCCATTGCGCTCGAGGATGGCAAATTTAATTTCCGCCAGAGAGACAATGCCCTGGTTGTTACGCGCCGACAGCATAATATCGTCGCGGGTGATATCCGCTTCGCGCATGTTTTCTGCCAGCATTTCGCCGTTTTCCACCAGCACCACCGGCGTGCCGTCAATAAAATTTTCCGCGCCTTTGACATACTTTTTCAGCGTGCCGAACAGGATATCGACTACCACCAGCGTGATGATGGTGAGCGCCGCGCCGGTGACGGAAAAATCATTGCCCAGCAGCGCTTGTTGGGTGGCTTCACTGATGATTAGCAACAAAATCAAATCAAACGAGGTCATCTGCAATAACGCGCGCCGACCGGCGATTTTAAACACCACCATCAGCACCAGATAAATAGCCACCGCCCGCAAAACCATGTCCATTGCTCTCTCCTTATGGCCAGATAAATTGTTTCACTGCCACCGGCGCTGCGCCGTTAAGGGAAATCTGCGCGTCGCTGCTGCCCACGCCCTGTGGCGTTAGCCCGAGCCACACGGTGAAAGGTTTGTCCGCCTGCGGGCGGGCATACTCCAGTACCAGTTCGCCGTTCTGGCTGTACATCTTCAGCGGCTGCGGTTGCAGGGTGCGGATCTCGAAATCCTGCATAAAATCCCCACCGAGGGCAAAAACGGCACGGTTTGCCTGGGCGGGGTTGGCGGTGAGCTGCATATCAATATCGCTTTGTAATCGCGCAAAACGATCGTAATGCACGGTAAGCGCGTGGTCGGCGCTGCTGGCCGTTTTCGCGCTGAGCCAGCCCCGGGAAAACAGCCCGCCCAGCGCGGCAACCACAATCAGTAGCAGAATAATGGCCCCGCCTTTTTGCATTAGCATTTCAATGTGCAGCCAGAAGGGGCTATCAACAACCGGGTATTGATGCTGTTTTTGCGCCATGCGCCCTCCACGGGATCGCTAAAAGTCACGTGTAGAGTGTAGATGAGGCGCGAAGAAAGGGCGCTTCGTTGTGAAGCGCTTAGGAATTTACTGAGAAAGGCGGGGCGTGACGCGCCCGTGTAGCGCCGGGTTGTCGCTCTCATCTTTCAGACGCACGCCGGTAAGGCGGCGCAAAAAGGCCTGCTCCAGCAACCAGGCGAGCTTAAAGGCGGCAGCGTCAAACTTCAGCCCTTCCGGGCGAATATTGGAGATGCAGTTGCGCTCAGACTCAATGCGTGTGCGCGCCGGTTTCCAGGTGAGATAAACGCCGAGGCTATCCGGTGATGACAGCCCCGGGCGCTCGCCAATCAGCATCGCCACCGCTTTGCTGCCGAGCGTTTCGCCGATGTCATCACCCAATGCCACGCGCGACTGGTGCGCCAGCACAATCGGGCCCAGGGAAATCCCCAGCGTGTACAGATACGGCAGCAGCGCCGCAATCAGCGGCACCGCCTGGCGATGTACCGCGTGGGACGAGAGCCCATCGCCAATCACCAGCAGCAGGTCATGGGCCGCCGGGCGGCTGGCGGTAAGCCGGGCGCGGCTTTCGTCACTTAACATGCGCCCTAAATCCGGGCGATTAAGATAGGTGTGCCTGTCGGGAGCCGCGCTGTGGGCATCCAGGGTTTTTAGCCCCAGCTCGTGAAGTTGAACAGCCAGGCTTTCGCTGTCAAACGGCTGGTGGATGGCGTCCCGCGCCTGGGCATGGGCGAGGCCAAAGTTGAGCACTTCCTGCGTTGGCAGGCTTGCGCCACTGCGCCCGAGCGCGATGCGGGCATCGGTAAATTCGCGCAGCAGTGACCAGGCATCGGGTGGGTTCATGCGTGCGCTCCTTGTGGCAACACGGTGAGCAGCGGATGGTTCGCGCCGGTGAGGCGCAACTGGCCGTGGCTGTCGATAATCTGCATTTTTGTCAGCCAGTCGGCAAATTCAGGCGCATGTTTCAGCCCCAGCAGACGGCGGGCGTAGAGCGCGTCGTGAAACGAGGTGCTCTGGTAGTTGAGCATGATGTCATCCGCGCCCGGTACGCCAATCAAAAACGTCAGCCCGGCGGTGCACAGCAGCGTCAGCAGGGTGTCCATATCATCCTGATCCGCTTCGGCGTGGTTGGTATAGCAAACATCGCAGCCAATCGGCAGCCCCATCAATTTGCCGCAGAAGTGATCCTCCAGCCCGGCGCGGATGATC
The nucleotide sequence above comes from Kosakonia sp. H02. Encoded proteins:
- the eno gene encoding phosphopyruvate hydratase; translated protein: MSRIKNVLGRRIWDSRGWPTVEVEIHLENGVMGRGLAPAGASCGSLEAVELRDGGTKLAGKDVQQALHNITHEIAPALAGLDIHDQPLIDNTLLELDGTGTFSRLGGNAAVACSMAALNTAANNAGLPLWKYLAGDANVALPLPQIQIFGGGAHAGRRIDIQDLMVIANGASSFQQALEMTAEVYHSAGRIMKQRGHLSGVADEGGWWPEFTSNEQALDTLVKAIEGAGFIPGEDVSIALDIASSEFGKNGRYRLALESTEYDSDGMCELLLGWLDKYPISSIEDPLAEDDEQGLIAFTRAAGSRVQIVGDDYFVTNAQRVKAAAQKGACNAVLLKANQAGTISQLRSAFSEAKKAGFGTIVSARSGETEDHMIVHLALGLNAGQLKVGSITRAERTAKWNEAIRQEDTWGLAFFGVNALNHK
- a CDS encoding aminoglycoside phosphotransferase family protein — its product is METPFNDLSANQDAIRAVLQRMALISDEQTLEVSPLTGGVSSTILKIRTANQQFCLKQALPTLKVAKEWHAPLERVFAEIDWMKTVAAIVPQAVAHIQGVDKEALCFVMDYLPPEQYANWKSRLLAGDIDVDFAASVGGVLGTIHQHTANNPALEKQFAWDDNFFSLRLDPYLGEIARAHPRYREHVMAILTRTQTTKRALVHGDISPKNILCGPDGPVILDAECAWYGDPAFDLAFCLNHFLLKSVIAPTAAQKANLLAAFAALYQRYFQEVNWEDPNALEARVATLLPCLLLARVDGKSPVEYLTALQARHVRVAACTLLENQVTRLQAIQSFWKKEVGL
- a CDS encoding 2-oxo-tetronate isomerase; translation: MKIENTTSINTGKVNALLAQPVSALADSLGTLLCEKGLRVATAESCTGGQIATALCACESTPDFYGCGFITFTDEAKSTLLHVKAQTLARWTAVSEQTATEMAQGACDVSHEPVSIAVTGYTGPDGGEDGTPAGTVWFGWGLPGRAPVTSKCHFDGDTKSVIEQAVKYALAALIVLLND
- a CDS encoding DUF421 domain-containing protein encodes the protein MDMVLRAVAIYLVLMVVFKIAGRRALLQMTSFDLILLLIISEATQQALLGNDFSVTGAALTIITLVVVDILFGTLKKYVKGAENFIDGTPVVLVENGEMLAENMREADITRDDIMLSARNNQGIVSLAEIKFAILERNGHISIIPKSSG
- the eutC gene encoding ethanolamine ammonia-lyase subunit EutC, giving the protein MNPPDAWSLLREFTDARIALGRSGASLPTQEVLNFGLAHAQARDAIHQPFDSESLAVQLHELGLKTLDAHSAAPDRHTYLNRPDLGRMLSDESRARLTASRPAAHDLLLVIGDGLSSHAVHRQAVPLIAALLPYLYTLGISLGPIVLAHQSRVALGDDIGETLGSKAVAMLIGERPGLSSPDSLGVYLTWKPARTRIESERNCISNIRPEGLKFDAAAFKLAWLLEQAFLRRLTGVRLKDESDNPALHGRVTPRLSQ